The following is a genomic window from Neofelis nebulosa isolate mNeoNeb1 chromosome 12, mNeoNeb1.pri, whole genome shotgun sequence.
TACAATTTGGCAATCTAAACATGGCAGGAACTAAAATTCACTGAATGATCTTCTAAAATGcaatattagaaaatgtttctaaagTCAAAACTGTTAAAACTTCCTTGGTGCTTTGGGGAAACGCACACTAAGGTGCAATCACGTGCATACGTATATACACACTCACATAAAATGAAAAGccaaaggaaatcataaagaggTTGTTTCCGTTTGGTAAGCTtataggtaatttttatttttgtcttcatatctgcctatattttttcacttttccacATAAGGATATGCTACCTTAATAAACAAATTCTCAACACAGAATTTACTTGTATTAATGAAAACCCAGAAGGGCAATGgggaatgttttctcttttttttaactttattttagtatttcaaacatacacatatttaaaatgccaTGTATTATCATCTAGTGCCATCAATTACCAATATTGTGTCAATCTTCTTTCAACTATAtccaaacaattttattttctaaagtattttaaaaacaaatcccagACCCCATGTCATTTAAACTGCATATGTCTAAATGTGTatctttaattaataaaaaaatatagtcaCTATGCCATCATTATATTTAATAGGACAACAATAATTCCACAGTATCATCTAATGTCTAGTCCATATTCGGAAATGAGAATGTTCCTTTCAATTTAGAGATCcatctagaaaattttaaattgtgccACTATTTCAtatctagaatgtataaagaactataaagcagtaagaaaagcatgacacaaaattaaaatattcaagagTCTTAAAAAGGTACCTCAATAAAAGGGAAAATCCAAACAGtcaatgaacataagggaaaaaaatcacaaggcaacTTAAAACCACAACTGCAACACACACCCaacagaatggctaaatttaaaaGACCAACAATACCTAATATTAGATAGGATGTGAACAATGGGGAATCTGAAAACACTGCTATAAGAAGGTGCAAACTGGAAAAGAGTTTTCTTCTGAAGCTAACTATGTACATACCCAATAACCACTACTAGGCATACACCCAATATAAACACACCATTCCATGCTCAGGGAAACATGTGCAGAACATCCATGAAAGTTTtgttcataaaagcaaaaactaaaacaacCAACATGACCCTTGGTGGCACAACAATAAATACACTGaggcatattcatacaatagaatattacagagcaaagaaaatgaatgtaaaaaatttagaaatgtttataaggtatgaaagaagccagacaaaaagaaTATACACTGAATGATTCTGGttatataaaattcagaaacagaatataatgaactatattcttaaagaaaagaaagaagtgactGCCATAAAGTCAGAATAGTGATTATCTTTGGATAAAACATACAATAAGTGAAGGGGATGTGTAGGGGAACTCTAGTATGCTAGTAAATATATTCCTTGATGTCAGTGATGATACACAGATGTTCACCTTGCAATAATTCATGAAGCTTTAAGTTTCTGTTTTGTGCACTTTCTACcttattttatgtttcaaaatacaaaaagtttaaaaatattataataactgATTCGGGCAAAGATTATCAATGGCTGTAAATTCACTGGGTGAAAGGCTGCTGGGATACAGGATAGTTATCTAGCCTCTAAGTATCACTCTATAAATCACTGATTAATTATAAAGAGAAATTCTTGACTGGATCCTTTAGATTGGAGGAAACCCAGTTTACAAATATTATTGGCAAAATTAGGATCTCATGAATGTGATCTGTATATTAGATGATATTAAAACACATGCTGAAATAATTAAAGTTGAACTATCAAaatgtctgcaacttactttcaaatgttatagcagagagacaaagaaagagacaaagggagacaatGGCAGAGcaacagagaaacaaaggaaatgaggCAAATATTAACAACTGGTGAATCTAAATGAAGAGTATCCAAGTGTTCATTGCACTACTCCAACCTTTCAGTAGTTaagacatttctcaaaataaaaagaaaacaaaaaacaaaacaaaacaaaaaaacagcatttaCATGTATTACCAGGAGGCAAAAAGGACTGGTTTATTTCAAGCATGTTATGGCCACATAAATAATACTGGAAAGCCTATAataatatgtactttttaaaaaagagaaaaattctcacaatttgtgggaaaaaaaaggagaataaacctattcaaatataacttttttaaatgactaggggaaaactactagaagaatacatattaaaatactgttttagcCTTAAGGTGGTATTATGAATGGATTATATTtcctgttttccaaatatttttaaaaggtgttttgcttaaaaaaattttagtgtaatTTAAAGATCAGCCAGATAACCACATAATATATTACTGTTGAACAATTTCAGGTATTTGTACCAGTAGGTGGTTTCAATCTGACAAATACCAGCAGCAGAAATCCTGatgtgtctttatttcttcttgtcctATGAGGAATTATGGATCACACAAAGCATAACAAATGACTACTTCTCATGTATCTAAAATGGTAACAAAAATAGGAAATGTGTCCTTTACAAAATCCATTACACTATAAATATACCTCATCATATATGCTTCCATTAATGTCTGCGCCATAGATGGGTGCTACGAAAGTTAAGTTCTTCCAATACTTGCGCTCCAAATCTTCGTAATCCAAGTATCTTGGAGTACAGTATCTGCAAAAGGTAAATTAAAAGAGCACAAACCATATGACAATTATAAGATTTTCTCCACCCATATGTCtcaaatcattttactttttaattttttttaatgttttatttaaagagagaacacgagcagtggaggggaagagagacagggaaacaaagaatctgaagcaggctccaggatctgagctgtcagcacagagcccgacgcagggctcaagctcatgaaccgcgagatcatgacctgagccgaagtcactcaacagactaagccacccaggcaccccttcttaaATCACTTTCTAAACAAAtcttatcaaaatgaaaacactgcaACAACTCATGTTGTCAAATCTAGTAAGTAAATATACCAATGTATTTATCATAGATCTCTGAATACTCTTAAGATTCCTAAATAACTCTTtataatatctttatatttttgacTAGTAAGGAAAATATTCTCATAAAAGTACCAAATATATAAGGAGAACAGTTAAAAACTCAttaatttatctttcaaaatattttctaaaatctttaaCCAATTATACTACACTAAATTTTACAGGATTAGTTAAATAAAAGggcttaaataaaatacagaatacaaaataaGGTAGATTTTCCTATGCATTGACATTAATATTTCTCCACAGTGAATTAATAAGCAGGTTACAGAATACTatgataatatttatgtaaaaaatatctATAACTGTACTCAAAtggtcaaaaagaaaatatataccatattattaatattaatgtttatctttCACACTGGAATTACGGAAAGGCACTTGCTTCTCTGTCCTATTTGGATTGTGAACAAATAATCTTAtattaatatacacacatacaaacacacacacacacacaaaataccattatttctacatttaaaaagagaaatcaaatgaAGAAGGTAATGAAACAGTTTAGCAGTAAAAAGAGTGTTTAGCAGCAGGAGCAATCCCAATAAAGCCTACTGAACATTTTAGAATGAATAACTGTAGAACAAGCAAAATCAATATACACTATACTGGGACCCCAAACTGGTTATCTAAGCAATAAGCAAGAATACCAAACAATTTAACAACTGTATTTGAAATACAGAATAATTTTCTGATTTACTCAAATCATTAGAATTTCAACAGGACAGCCAAAAATAAAAGGGATGGGCATGAAAGCATCATTAACTCCACTGTATTTCACCACTTCAGTTAGTAGGTTCCAGTAGTAACATGAATTCTAGGCACAAGCTAAGCAAGCTAACCAGAGTTCAGACTCAAGCGATAAAAAAGGTAACAGAGATACTGTTTATTTCGATTTACAGAGAAATTTGTTGGACTTTGGATACAGAAGTCCTAAATTACCTTTCACTATAAGATGACCTAAAGAATCTATCACACTATTTACTACTCAATCATGATCAATTTTTAACAACCtataactttaaaaaggaaacatatgGTTCAGTATTGGCTACTGAGGTTGAATTCTAAGATCTATGAATATCTGAAACAAACAATGAttctaaacttgaaaaaaagtgaCCAGTTCACTCAGTTGGCTACAGATTTCATCCCTAATGGACTGCCAAACAATCACAGCTGTCCCACAAATCCAGTGTCAATTTGCTCAAAAGCAAtccaaccattttttttctctagaaccTTTTATTCACTATATTACAATTGTTAAGAGATAGGTGTCCAGAACAAGCCTGCCTAGAGCTTTGAATCCAGGCTTTGCCATATATAAGCCATGTAACCCTGGGCAGAGGACTGAATTTCTCCAGACCTCAGTTATTCCTCTATAAAACAGGATAATATCAATTGAATTACTGTGAGCATGCTATCACATAATTATGTAAAGCACATAGCTCCACTCCTAGAAGAAAGTATAGATCAGTAATGTAAGTGATACAAGAGAGCATATTACTTACCtccataaagttttattatagTAGTGCTATGTTGGAGGTTTCTAGATTTTCGTTGGATTAAGTTGTGTTGTCAACCAAATGAGCATGTTATCCTGTCTACTGTTTATACCAAGCACATTATACAAGGACATGTACTGAATGAAGGAAACCAGATGAACAGAAAAACCAGGAGGATGCCTCCTGCCTCCCATGAAAATTAACCCCACCTCAGGACCATCCTACAACCACAATGAACACCATTTGACACTAGTACAGCTGTAAGTGAACAAGCAAGAGCCTTGGATTGAGGCTTAGAAACCCATTTCATTgccatttgaaataaatttccaCATGGAATTGGCagatgaaatataaaaagagaattctCAAAAGTATTTTAACATTGTAGCAATTATAACAAAattaatccaactaaaaaataaactttaacatgGAATAACCTTTCATGCAACTTATAATATATTTCACAACTAAAAAAAGagccaattatttttaaaaatcatttttaaacttCAGAAAGTCAAGAAATGTACATtctgttattaagaaaatcacaacaATCTGTCCAATAATTGACACCACCTCCTATTTTGGCTTTCATGGCACTAATCATTCAATCAACATATACTGAAATAGGACCTACTATATCCCAGATACTGTACCAGGTATTGAGTATAAAGTGgtacacaaaacaaacaacatcACCTGAATGGCTATCTTCAGGAACAATCTACAAACAAGCCATCTGCGCAAAAATTGAACAGATATATAAACAAAGTAAGTGCCCAGTAAATTAAATTCCCTctaaatagaaaactaataccaTGCTCAGGTAATCACATGGGCTACAGATGATGATCAAAGTTTCTCTATGACAAGAAAAAAAGGTCTTCCAGTCTCTTTTCTCATCAATATTTTGAATTACCATGTATTATTAACAACTATTGTCTCTGGGTGTTAAAATTCtgtgtttctaaaatgtttgaattttcaaATAAGAATGTGTTACTTTTGTAActaatgaaaacatttctgaCCATCTTCAAAATCCATCTCAACAGCAGTACAAAATGAAATCATTCCTATCCTGATTAACAACCACAGAagtcttattttcctttgaaactcCATGGCACTTTGAGCTTTTCGTGTGGTGATTATAAATGATTACTAAAGGTATTAACAAACATTTCCTAGTAAGTATAGTCTGATTACTTTCAAGTACAAATtgtctcctggggtgcctgggtggctcagtcggctgagcgaccgactttggctcagatcacgatctcacagttcgtgggttcgagtcccacattcaggctctgtgctgaccacttgctcagagcctggagcctgcttcagattctgtgtttccttctccctctgcccctccctgctcacgctttgtctccctctgtttctcaaaaataaatatatgtaaaaaaaaaaaaaattgtctcctAAAATATCAAAGTAGCCAAGCAGATGTTCCACTAAATGAACCTTTTtaattaacactttaaaaatgactCTGGAAATGGGTGCTAGAAGATAAATAACAGAACACAGTAAACCATTCATACTTATAAAAACTTGGGTAAATTTTCTTCCACAAtcttgtttcaatagcattgcaCTAGTAAGTTGTTAAAAGAGTTCTTAGAAGAGTTTGAATACAAACTAGTCCAGTCAGTGATAAAAGTTTCACATCTCAATTAATGAGATCTGAAACAATGAGGCTTTACTAATGcttatcaaaaatttaaaagaagcagggcacctaggtggttcagtcggttgagcgtccaacttcggctcgggtcatgatctcacagtttttcagtttgagccctgtgtcggactctgtgctgacagcttggagcttggagcctgcttcggattctgtgtctcctcctctctctgcccctcccctgctcatgctctgtctctctgtctctcgataataaataaacgttaattttttttttttaatttaaaagaagggactcacattaaatataaaaatttcaattccTTTGAAATAACTACAATGCTCCATAGAAACTTTATACACACaattaaagggtgcctgggtggctcagtcggttgagcgtctgactttggctcaggtcatgatctcacagttcatgagtttgagccccacatcgggctctgtgctgacagctcagagcctggagcctgcttcagattttgtgtctccctctctctctgccgctcccccactcacactctgtctgtatctctctcacaaataaacatttaaaaaaaattatacatagaaTTAAGATTCTTCAAGTACCATAAAGTGCTTACTATgtcaaatataaatttcttttaaaaggatataAACTAAATTCATCCAAAGAGCATAATTTCACACACACCTATCCAGAGAATTTAGGCAATGTTTTTTGACTGGCTGATTAGTTGGTTGGTTTGGggttctaattctttttttcaaattaatgttttgatCTAGGGTCTTAACTACCAtaacagaaactttttttaaaaaggtaatttaggggaacctgggtggctcagtcagctgagcatccaacttctgcaaggtcatgatctcacagttcgtgggttcaagccttgggtcacgctctgtgctgacagcttggagcctggagcctgcttcggattctgtgtctccctctctctctgccccaccccactcacgctgtctctctctgtctctcaaaaataaataaacatattttaaaaattttaaaaaggtaacttAATAACTGTAGTGGTTTCTaaatatgttcataaattctTTAATACTCCTCCTTTCAAGAAGTGGAGCTTAATTCTCCTCCCCTTAACTACTGGATTCACTTTGCAACTGGcttgtaagaaacaaaataacacagaAGGGATAGTCAAGAAACAGATCATGAAAAGATACTGTGGCTTCCATCTTGGTTACTCTCTTGGATCACCGGCTCTGGAAGAAGCCAGCTACCACAACATGAAGAGCAGTCCATGTGGCAAAGAACTCAGGACTCTAGCCAATAGCCATGTAAGTGGAGCAATCTTAAAATAGGATCTTTCAGTCACAGTCAATCTTTCAGATGATAACAGCCCCACCCTCCTAACATCTTGACTGTAACCTCACGAGAGGCCCTGAGCCACAGTCACCTAGCCACGCCACTCCCAGATTCTTAACCTTcagaaactaaaatattaaataaatgtttattgatttaagCTATAAGATTTGGGGTAATTTGCTACACAGCAATAGGTATAATTACAATAATGCTAATACAATAATGGTGGCCCTCTAAGTCATtcaagggttttctttttaaattactcatcttctaaacatataatttatcatctgaGACTTAAACACTGTCAGGGGTATGGCGTGGTGTATGGCACTGGGTAGCAGGTACAACCAACAGTGTGGAGAGCAGAGAAAAATGCTCACCACCCTGATGGGTCCTTTCCCAAGCCCTAAGGGCAGCAGAGGACTTGGTGACCTACTAGTGACCACAAGGCACAAGAAGAGTCTCTGCTGCCTGCCCTGCCTCACCCTGCCTCACACCAGGCTCAGCCACCCTGTCCCCAGCTGCATCAAGTGGAGGAGGCCAAGTTAGAGGAGGGTGGCACCATGAGCCTGGGCCATGTCCTTCATATCAGGGGGATGAAGACACTGCTGTCATGGACAACCCAACCCATGCCAGCCACAGTCCCTAAGTGAGGCTCTCCCAGGTTCTGTGTCTCAGCCCTTGGATCCTGGCTGGGCCAAGATTGGTGTGAAGAGTTACCTGCCCTGTCCCCTGCTACCCTCCCACCACCAATCAGGAGCATCTGATCAGGCCTTGGTGGGGAGTGGGACTCCCAGGGCCACAGCCACTTCCACCACAGTCAGCCCCCTGAGGGAGAGCTTCAGCAGGCAGGATGGTGGTGAGCTGCAGCCTCTGTAGAGTAAGGGCACTGCAGCACAGATCACCAAGGAGTACTAGCAACTGGTGGCCCAGGGAGCCCTGCTTGAGGTCCCCAAAGGGAAATGGGCAGCAGCAAGTAGCCCTTGGGGTAGACAGGAGAACCAGGAAGCAGAGGCCAAAGGGAAGGGCAGCATGGGCTGCAGCAGTGGCAATGGGGAGACCAGTGTGGGGCTCACAGTGTGGGAGGAGGGACTACCCATCATGCCCAAGTACCTGGCCCCGGACTATACTGTATCCTGCAGCATCTGTATCAAGGAGAACTTCCTGGGGGCAGCACTGGATGGCCATGTGCTGGCTGAGGCAGAGGCCCTAAAGTAGAGTGGGCACCAGCATGATGGGCAGCTAGTGAGCCAATGGGCTATTTCACCATGCAGCTTCTGCAGGGACCAGACTGCCTGAACAGAAGGCCATGAGCCTAGCTGTCAAAGCACTGGGGTCCTCATGGCCCACATGGATGCTATAATCTGTCCCTATGTTGGGTGCTAGGTGGCTATGTCATCCACAGGCACAATCAAGGCCATGGTGGTATGTTATTCAGTCAATAGGCTGGGGAACATGAAGCATGCTGACAATCCACATGGCAGTGGGCACTGCATCACCTGTTATCTATTACCTGAATCAGAACTGGGACATAAAGGTGCATGGCAGGCTACTGCAATTCTTCCCTGAGAGCTGGACTGTGGTAACCAATATCAGAAGGTCTGATCAGCGGAACCCCCATGAGGTGAAACCAGCCTATGATACCAGGTATGCCATCACTGGTATGCCATCGGCTAGCATCTGGGCAGAATTGTGTCCAAACACCTGTGTCATAGCCAACTACACCCACATACTGGCCATCCTCAGAGCTGCATGAACAGACAGCTTGCCCTGACTTTGGGAAAGCCTTTGGCCCCATGCTGTTGGCCCAGAAACCCACCAATCTCAGTGCCTGCTTCCTTTTCTGCCACTGCTGCTACTTCCAGCTTTGCCTCTGTCTTGCCTAGTGTGGAGGGCTCATCTGACACTGAAgccaaaggagaaggaaagactTCTGCTGCCTGGTAATGGGGctgggattgtgacctgggcAGGGGCCAGTGTTGGGAGCTACTGGAGCTGGGGGGCCTGTGGCTTACCCTCTATGGTCCTGCTTCTCTAAGGTGTGAAGAGCTAAGGAGGCATTGCCACCTCCCACCAGGATACAGGTTTGGGGGCTGGGGATATCATGGCCTTTTGCTGGTAAAAATTTGTTGGGGGTGGACAGTATTCCCAAGCCCCCAACTCCAAAAGCCTGGAATGTGAAGTGACTCCCCAACCACACGGCTATGGTACCTTTTGGAATATGCTGCCACTGTGTGGACAGGAAAAAGGTGCTGGGAGGAGCATGGGTGTGAAAAGTCCTGTCagccaagaaagaaataaaagtttaccTCAGAGTTgccaaaaaagaggaaaaaaaaaagatttaagcactctgacacaaagaagaaaatttgccTAACAAATATGAATAATGTGTAGAATCAAAATTTCAGGGCaactaaaatatagaaaaaaccATTTATAGATATTATGAATAAGATGATAAAACGAGAAACAACTTCCTCAGGAGTAAACTAAATGTAATCAGGCAACCACCTGACgaagagaaaacataaacagttaaatgaaaactgaaagaagatATGCAGAAAACCACTGCTTTTCATCCCAAGCTCCTCTATTTGGTTTCCTCCCATGTTCATGTatatctctgaaaaaaataaaaacagcaaactgCATGCACTCACTTGCCACTGTTAGCCAGCTGCCTGAACTCTTTCACTGTCATGGCTTTTTTCTGGATGTTGTATTGAGTGAACAGTCCCGACTGCCCTGTGACCATCTGCTGAATTGGTGCTGGAATAAGCAAATTATCAATGTCATCATAGCACTGCCTTGGCTTCCATTCCCGAGGAGGAatcacctaaaaataaaataataaataaaatattatctggAAAATATTCCAACGGAATACAAACAAAGAATTTCTCAGCATTTCTATAACAAATGCGTAAAAGAACAATGAGGATGCAGATGAAGGGAAATACTTGCATTCTCTTAAATATTCACCTTACTGATATGATTTTTTAGAAATAGCAAAATTTATTGTGCACTATACCAAATAGTACTTTTATATCAACTACACTTTTATCAACTTATTTTTTAGTTGATACTATTAACCTCTCAATTTTAAAGGtaagatgaagagatacatagaaGCAAAATAACTTGAAGTTCAAATAATGCCTATAttaatatgataaaaaataagtaaacatttgtttAGTCAGTATTATTCTCTTTAAATACCTCTCACACAATACAGCAAACAGCATAGTGGTTGGTGTGttagtaaatgtttaacaatcaGTTTCCAGGAAGGTAGAGAAAACCCTGGTTGGTAGCTCTTGCTTATTTCCCTGATGTAATTATTCCCACCACGGCTAATTTGAGCTTACCAACATGACATAACTGAACACAAAGTTAGAAAGAGACGTGCATTATCAACTTTTATGTTCCTGTATGAGGTTGTTCAGCACACCACTCTTTTCCAACACTATTTAAACACTTGGTTATTAACAATGaaaagattaggggcacctgggtggatcagttggttgagcgtccatctctcgatttcagctcaggtcatgatttcagggttatgggattgagccctgcgtcaggctccatgctgagcatggaacctgcttaagattctccctctctctccctctgcccctctgcctcactcacactctcgcttgctctctctctaaaataaataaataattttttaaaaagattgtctcttaaaaaaatttttaaaaaaacaatgaaaagatcaTTCACAATAAGACCAAAAACATATGTTCATGTGATTAAAATTAGAAGGGACAAAGTTATAAAGTCATGATTTATAGCTGGAATTTATTCACCTTTagaaactgttttaatttttaagataaacttTAACAAATTAATCGCAAAACATAGCACACGTTAATAAAATGCACAATCACAAATATGTAACTGTGAATTATTATAAAGCAAACACCAGAGTACCTCCAACTGCCCATCAAACACATCCCTTTCTTGCCCAAAAGGTAACCACTCACATAGCATCTATGATATTCATTTCCTTGCTGGAGTTTATAGTTTTATGCCTGGGTATGcatcccagcaccgtttgtttttttttttttttgaaatgtacgGAAATATAATcatccatatatacatatgttctTTGAggtttatcttttctatttcactCAATGTTTTTGTTAGGGGTCAAATATGATGGCCTATgattatggttcatgagtttgagccccgcatctgcttctacactgtcagcatggagactgcttgggattctctctctccctctctatcctgtctatctgcccctcccctgctcttgtgcaagctcactcactgtctctaaaaataaataaattaactttatttaaaaaaaacacacatattaTGACCTACATAGCTGAAGTTCATTGATTTTCATTCCTACTCAATATTCCTTCATACAAATATTTATCCATAAATGGATGACCATTTAGTTgtcacttgtttttttctgtttattggcTTTTGCAAAGAACACAGCTATTAATAATATTGCATGCATCTTCTGCTGCATATGAGCACACAGTTCTCTAAAATAAACTCGTATACACAGACACTCCTAACAGTGAAATTATTGGGACATAGGATATGTATAGATCAAATTTAACAGTTATTACCAAtaactcccaccagcagtgtatggagcattcctgttgcttcacatctTCATCATCACTTTATATTGccaatcatttaaattttagtcttTCTCATAAGTTCTATAATGGTAGTCAATTGGAccttatttgcattttcttaattattaaagaaatctCTTTATATATTCCCTATGAATATCCCCTTTTATAAAGTGCTTACTCAACTCTTAACCATCTTACTACTACACTGTTggtgtttttcttcttaatgtataggaattctttatatagtctggTTATTCTTGgatcatgtatatatacatttgcaaatatctatatgtatatgtgtgtatatatcaagTATCTTCTCTTACTCTATAACTTGCCCTCCAACCTTAAGAGTATATTCTGATAAACATTAAGTTCTTA
Proteins encoded in this region:
- the KDM4C gene encoding lysine-specific demethylase 4C isoform X8, which produces MEVAEVESPLNPSCKIMTFRPSMEEFREFNKYLAYMESKGAHRAGLAKVIPPREWKPRQCYDDIDNLLIPAPIQQMVTGQSGLFTQYNIQKKAMTVKEFRQLANSGKYCTPRYLDYEDLERKYWKNLTFVAPIYGADINGSIYDERMSSKSEILFTYIQGCG